The Funiculus sociatus GB2-C1 DNA segment ACAGCTTTAGCCGAATTTGTGTTTCCTGCTGTAATTGCCTGTGCGTCGCGCACAGCAAGTTCTGCTGCATCTTTGCCGTAGTATTGAGAGACAATATCGGAAGCCAGAAGTTTTTGGCGATCGCGTGGTTGTTCCGGCAAATCATCCAGCGGTAAATTTGTCAACAACTCAAAATACTGCTCTAACAATTTATCCGGTGTTTTTTCCAACTTCTGATACATCCAGAGCGGATCTTCCGATAACCCCACATAATTGCCCAGCGACTTCGACATTTTCTTTTCACCATCCGTCCCGATTAAAATCGGCATCAGCAAACCAAACTGAGGCATCTGACCGAAATGGCGTTGTAAATCTCGCCCAACAGCAATATTAAACTTCTGATCCTTCCCCCCCAACTCCACATCAGCTTGCACCGCCACAGAATCGTAGCCTTGCATCAACGGGTAAAGGAACTCGTGCAGAAAAATCGGATTTTCCTTCTCATAACGTTCGGCAAATCCCTCCTTCGCCAGCATTTGCCCTACCGTCATCGTAGACAACAATTCTGAAATTTTTGACAAATCAAGCTTTGAAAGCCATTCGGAGTTGTAGCGAACTTCCAACCGTCCCGGCGTGTCAAAATCCAGAATTGGACGCACCTGCTCCAGATAAGTTTGAGCATTTTGCGCCACTTCCTCAGACGTTAACTGACGGCGTACCTCAGATTTTCCGGTAGGGTCGCCAATCCGAGCCGTAAAATCCCCAATAATTAAAACAGCTGTATGTCCGGCATCCTGAAAAGCACGCAGCTTCCGTACTGGGATACTATGACCCAAGTGGATATCAGATCCGGTCGGATCGATTCCCAACTTCACCCGCAAAGGTCGGTCAGTTTGCGCTAATCTTTGAGCCAAAGAAAGAGCAGCGTCATCAGAATCAGGCTGGTCGGGGAAAATTTCACTAACCCCACGATATAACCAAGTGAGGTTTTGGGGCGTTTTTGAGGATACACTAGCGGTCATGATGCGCCAAACTAAATCGGATGTGGAAATCGACCCCTATATTTGTATTTTATGCAAATCCAAGGGTAAACAAGTTTATTATAATTTGCAAAAATTGTATAAAGTCTCCATGCCAACTGGACAAAATTTAGTAATGGGCTGCACTTATGATGCTAAAACGTAAACGTAGGATTTTTTTGTCACACTTAACAAAAGCGATCTTGTTTTGCGACCACCGCAAATGCTTACCACCTTTCCAGCCACTGCTAAAATTGTCCCCACCATCCTGCCGCGAGTGGAAAGTTCTGTAATCTAGATAAGCAAAGCTATACCAGTCGCCCAATCATCTAAGTCCCACATTTTTTTTAGTGAGGAAGTGAAATCACCGTGTCGTCTAGCACTATTCAAGATAAACAACCGAGAAGAGAGCCATCAGCCCCGATAGTTCAGTTCATGCAGGGAGTCGGTAAAGCAACAGGCGGAACCCTCCTGGGCATCACCATGCTGACCAGTTCGGTTGTCGCTGGGGGACTGGTTGGTTTAGCTATCAGCTTCCGTAACCTACCTGATGTGCGGGTTCTTCGCAGCTACATCCCCACAGAAACTTCTTACATTTACGACATTCAAGGCAAGCACCTAGCTTCGCTCCACGGAGAAGCCAATCGGGAAGTCGTACCCCTTGATAAAATTTCCCCTGAACTCAAGCGGGCGGTTCTAGCGATTGAAGATAGCCACTTCTATTTGCACCAAGGCATTAACCCCAACAGCGTTGGTCGCGCCTTAAAAGCTAACTGGGAAAAAGGCAACGTTGTCGAGGGTGGCTCGACAATCACCATGCAGTTGGTGAAAAACCTTTTCTTGTCTCGCAAGCGGACAATGAGCCGCAAAATTGCCGAAGCGGTGCTAGCAATTCGGTTAGAACAAATCTTTAAGAAAGACCAAATTTTAGAAATGTACCTCAATCAGGTGTATTGGGGTCACAACAACTATGGTGTTCAAACAGCATCTGAAAGCTACTTTAACAAGAAAGCCGCCGATCTAGACTTAGCTGAGGCAGCAATGTTGGCAGGAATGATTCAGGCTCCGGAAGATTACAGTATTTTCGGGAACTACAAGCAGGCAAAGCAGCGCCAAACACAGGTTTTGGGTCGGATGCGCGAGTTGGGATGGATTACTGAGCAAGAGAGAGCAGCCGCTGTTAAGCAAGAAATTAAACGGGGTCAGCTGACCTCGTGGCAAACCAGCGAACTGCCTTACATCACAGAAGCGGTTGTTGCGGAGTTAAATGAGCGCTTCGGTCGGGATGCGGTGCTAAAAGGCGGTATGCGAATCCAGACGACCATCGACTACAAGTTCCAACGTATGGCGGAACAAAAGGTGAGTCGTTGGCATAGAAGACTTCAGAGTTACGGGCTTTATAACAACCAAATTGCTCTGGTATCAGTTGATCCTCGGACGCACTTTGTAAAAGCAATGGTGGGCGGGGTCAGTTACGATAAAAGCCAGTTCAACCGTGCTATCCAATCCCGCCGACAGCCGGGATCTGCCTTTAAGCCATTTGTTTACTACGCGGCTTTTGCTACGGGTAAGTATACGCCCTACTCCACCGTCTTCGATACGCCAGTTAGTTATCGGGATGGTGGCGGCTATTACTCTCCCCGAAACTACGGTGGTGGTTTCTCTGGGGCGATGAGCATTCGCCAAGCACTCATGGTTTCCGCTAACGTTCCGGCTGTGAAGCTTGGGCGGGCTGTGGGACTGGATAAGGTGATTGAAATTTGCCGGACTATTGGCTTTAAGAGTCCGATTGAACCTGTAATTTCTTTGCCTTTGGGAGCGATTGGTGTTACGCCTTTGGAAATGGCGGGCGGTTATGCCACTTTTGCTAGTAATGGTTGGTACTCTCCCCCAACCGTTATTGCCCGGATCACGGATAGTAGTGGCAATGTGTTGCTCGATAATACTCCTAAACGCCGATTGGTTTTAGACCCGTGGGCTAGTGCTTCCCTGACAAGCGTGCTGCAAGGGGTAGTTACTGGCGGTACCGGGAAAAACGCACAGATAGGACGACCCGCAGCTGGTAAGACTGGTACGACTTCCTCTGAGAAAGATGTTTGGTTTGTGGGCTATGTCCCGCAACTCTCTACGGCTGTCTGGATTGGGAAGGATAATAACCGGAGTTTAGGCGGTGGTATAACGGGTGGCGAATATGCGGCTCCCATCTGGCGCGATTTTATGTCAAGTGCTATGAGTGGTGTTCCTGTGAATTACTTCCCCTCGCCTAACAAGTTTCCGCGCCCTAGATAAGAATTTTAGATTTTGCGGGGGCGAAGGAGTTTCCCAGCCTCCGATAATTTTGGATTTAATCCAAAGTCTTAAAATTCTTGTATCGTTGCATCCAAAAAAGTTAGCGTTGGGTTTCACTTTCGTACCGCTAGGCGGAAGCAAGCTAAAACCCAACCTACAAAATGAGAAATTTAGGAGGCAGAAAAAAGTAAAATTTTTGCATCCAAAATCGTTATGTTTGCTTTTCTAATTCGGATTTCATCCGCTCTAAAGTGAGGTTCATTTGGTCGAACATTTGAGTTGGGGTAATGCCAAATTGACCAAGCTGAGTGTTAAGCTGTTCGACTGTCATTTGAGCCATGAAGTCATCAGATAGCTCGAATCGCTTCATAAAGATGCGATAGCGATCCATCATGGCTTCCATTTTCTCAATAAAAATCTTTTTACCTTCGCGGTCAAATTTACCGTAGTGGCTTCCCAGTTGTATTAGGGATTGATAATCTTCAAACAGCTGCTTGGCTTCTTGTTGAACAATTTCGGAGTCAAAAAATCCCATAGCCTTTTTATCTTCCCGTCAATGGGCTTCCCCAGTCAGGGGAAGTTTTACTGCTTTGAGTATCATTTTAATGCAGTGCAAACTTTACGATATATTCGGTTTTCCGTATTATGGGCGGATTTGTTCTCTGGTGGCATCTTGAAAGCGCGATCGTGATCGCTCATGCTCCAAAGTAAGAAAATCCCTATCATGGAATTGGATGGGAAGCGTTGCGGTAGCGCTATAGGCGCATCGCTATGTCTTTTGAGGAAAGAGGAGTTTACCTCAAAATGTTGACACAAAAAAATCGAAAAGTTGCCGCACTTTTGGCATTTACCGGAGCGATAATCCCGTTTGCTGGCTTTCACAAGTTTTATCTGGGACAGCCGCTTTGGGGAGCAGTTTATTTACTGTTGTCGTGGGGAACACCTATCGCTCGAATTGCCAGCGCTATTGAAGGGATATGGTATTTATTCCAAGATGGGGATGAATTTGACCGGAATTTTAATTTAGGTGTAGAATCACTCCCTGAGTCAGTTGGAGTGGCGACTAACTCAGTGAGTGCGATCGCTGATGCTTTGCGTCAACTGGATAGTCTACGCCAAGAAGGGCTAATCTCAGAGTATGAATTTGAGCAA contains these protein-coding regions:
- the tyrS gene encoding tyrosine--tRNA ligase — translated: MTASVSSKTPQNLTWLYRGVSEIFPDQPDSDDAALSLAQRLAQTDRPLRVKLGIDPTGSDIHLGHSIPVRKLRAFQDAGHTAVLIIGDFTARIGDPTGKSEVRRQLTSEEVAQNAQTYLEQVRPILDFDTPGRLEVRYNSEWLSKLDLSKISELLSTMTVGQMLAKEGFAERYEKENPIFLHEFLYPLMQGYDSVAVQADVELGGKDQKFNIAVGRDLQRHFGQMPQFGLLMPILIGTDGEKKMSKSLGNYVGLSEDPLWMYQKLEKTPDKLLEQYFELLTNLPLDDLPEQPRDRQKLLASDIVSQYYGKDAAELAVRDAQAITAGNTNSAKAVPGFSLKEVNFPAKLFFILGKSGLCSSGTEARRQIQGGGVKLDGDRVSDVNLTFESPSELDGRVLQVGKNKSVRLIG
- a CDS encoding PBP1A family penicillin-binding protein, yielding MSSSTIQDKQPRREPSAPIVQFMQGVGKATGGTLLGITMLTSSVVAGGLVGLAISFRNLPDVRVLRSYIPTETSYIYDIQGKHLASLHGEANREVVPLDKISPELKRAVLAIEDSHFYLHQGINPNSVGRALKANWEKGNVVEGGSTITMQLVKNLFLSRKRTMSRKIAEAVLAIRLEQIFKKDQILEMYLNQVYWGHNNYGVQTASESYFNKKAADLDLAEAAMLAGMIQAPEDYSIFGNYKQAKQRQTQVLGRMRELGWITEQERAAAVKQEIKRGQLTSWQTSELPYITEAVVAELNERFGRDAVLKGGMRIQTTIDYKFQRMAEQKVSRWHRRLQSYGLYNNQIALVSVDPRTHFVKAMVGGVSYDKSQFNRAIQSRRQPGSAFKPFVYYAAFATGKYTPYSTVFDTPVSYRDGGGYYSPRNYGGGFSGAMSIRQALMVSANVPAVKLGRAVGLDKVIEICRTIGFKSPIEPVISLPLGAIGVTPLEMAGGYATFASNGWYSPPTVIARITDSSGNVLLDNTPKRRLVLDPWASASLTSVLQGVVTGGTGKNAQIGRPAAGKTGTTSSEKDVWFVGYVPQLSTAVWIGKDNNRSLGGGITGGEYAAPIWRDFMSSAMSGVPVNYFPSPNKFPRPR
- a CDS encoding DUF1825 family protein codes for the protein MGFFDSEIVQQEAKQLFEDYQSLIQLGSHYGKFDREGKKIFIEKMEAMMDRYRIFMKRFELSDDFMAQMTVEQLNTQLGQFGITPTQMFDQMNLTLERMKSELEKQT
- a CDS encoding NINE protein gives rise to the protein MLTQKNRKVAALLAFTGAIIPFAGFHKFYLGQPLWGAVYLLLSWGTPIARIASAIEGIWYLFQDGDEFDRNFNLGVESLPESVGVATNSVSAIADALRQLDSLRQEGLISEYEFEQKRRQCLDRMR